The genomic DNA CTCTCCAAGATGAGAATGGTCAAAGAAGCCGAGAGGAaggttttttttggaaaaaaaaataaatacccCAGGGGTGCTTTTCATAACTAGAATGAAATTTGCTTTGGGCTGATATTCCTTCTTTCTCTCACTTTAAACTCAAGGACAACCCAAAGAGAAGATCATCCCACGCTATTCTTTgcattgaaaataataatttctattaCATTTCTTAGAATACGTTTTCTAAGAAGATGAAGCAAAGCAGACTTCCCCTTTGAATACAAGACAAGCAATACAAGCCGCTACATTAGCTGCGCATAAACCATGTTCGTCAACCAAGTTTGTTCAGTGGTCGTAATATAATTGGTTAGTGGAGAAAAACCAGACCGGGATCTATCAGCAATGGCATTCCcccttaaaaaaaatgtaatgttATGATTAGACAGACTCTTTCTTTCTAGTATGCCTAATGTCAACATGAGAAATACACCTCAtagccaatttttttttatattagcaCGTGGTCTTAATTAATTCTTGATGTTTAGCATTTTAGTGCTTAGAGTAGATCAatgattagggttagggtttgggTTTGGATGGGGAATAagagttaaaatattaattcttcACAGATGTTATTGTTGAGGATGACGCAACGTAGCTATATCTTAGCCGCGCCGATTCTTCCTCGCCGGAACCTTGTCGTAAATCAATTCTTCTTCTTAGAggtattaataaatttaatgaaatttaccTATTCAAACTCAGCTTCactataatttaaaacttttctaaataagttttaaaaataaatttttattttaaaatgtagattttttttccaaatatcaaacaagcttcgATAGTtcgagacattgtttgtatGCAATTTCGTTAGAAAccctatatattgataggtgcgctaattgtttatatatgatTCCGTCTGAAAATCCCTTTAGAGGTGTTTAGAAAGTGAACATTTATTTTTGGTGTCTGTGACCTAACGTCTTTGTGatgttatgttttgttttgttgtggTTAAACGACTcccgtttttttatatttcatgaatctttttagaaagaaaaaaaacaagtgACGATTCTTTCAAATTAATGTGTAAAGGGAATAAAATGTCTattgaacaataagatgaattCAGTTTAAAGACTACTTGTGAATCTTATTGCAAAGGAAGAAGAAGgcaaatataatattaactataaaaatgaatttaaaagttAGATTTTTTGCAAAGAAAATGACAATAAAAGATAGAACTGAATATCAAATCTTGAAAGAGATCAAATACAATATGATAAAGAAAAAGTTTAAAGAGATAAAactatattaattatgaaatctGAATCAGTACTACGATTATTTACCATTTATGTTGTTCATGATATAAACTTTaacctaaaaatataataattgatcaaCATTATTGTAAGTtgctaaaaagaaaaaataaagtaaataaaagaaAGCAACAAAAAAGTACTTgaagattttgattttgtacCCATCATCAACCATATatccaattttattttcttcaatatttattGTGGTTTGAATGAAATCACAACAAATTTCATATAACTTCTTGTAAGTTTCATTGCTAGGTCACTAGGACCCACTTCAAATACACACACTCTATAAAGAGCTGCCACTATTCCTTCTCTTAAAACATATCACACaacctttctttttcttctttttttcatttcttcattttcatctcCATTATCTTCTTCGTGATGACATCTTCTAACGGGTCTTGgagtattaaacaaaacaaagcATTTGAAAAGGCGTTAGCAGTATACGACAAAGAAACAACCGATCGATGGGACAATGTTGCGAAAGCGGTTGGTGGAAAAACTCCTGAGGAAGTGAAGAAACATTATGATGTTCTTTTGGAGGACATTAAGCACATTGAGGAAGGTCAAGTTCCAATCCCAAAGTACAAAACCAGCACCAGGCAAGGAAAAAGGGACCATAAGGTATGGTAGTACTATTAgttactattattaattttttggtaccatttttctttcttcaaagTGGCCCCTCTCCtattctatttttctttttcacatTTTCTTAAGAATCGATGAAATAATCCTTCTATATGTTAATGTTGAAATTACTATGTTTGTGACCGgtatatttttcacatttgtGCAGGATAAAAACTTAAAGCTCTAAGTGATTCAATGAAGCAATATCCATGAAGAGAagaattagtattaattaacccTAATGCTTATGTTTAGTTGACTAATATAGCTAGCTAGAAATTTTAGAATCATTCTAATGATTCACTTTTAAATTAATGgtttatctattatttatcaTTCCGTGCTGTTAGTAATTTAGTTGAGAATTACAAACTATGTATTGTTAGTAAACGGGGACATTTTTGTTCCATTTACTACATAAAATTGATcaataaataatacatatttgtGGGTTTGCTATTGGATATTCTCTTTAATCTCgattacttttttttcaaacaaattttttttttgaaatttaaaggAGAACTAGGATGAAACTCTACGACTATGGttcccgcttaaactcaaaacgcttacaaaaacaaatacaacttttaaatcaactaattaataaaattttagtattaGCATCATTAGGATTATAGTTAGAGTTAGggttagagtttagggtttatgattAATGtctaaggtttagggtttatggttAATGTCTCGATATAATTAAGACTCACTTTCTTAGCTAATTATCAACTATATTAATAAGACAACCGTTATTGTTGTTAgaatattaaatacaattgaAGAGCAATGATAAAAAGCCTAGCCACTGTTAAAGATATTAAATTTATGCCTAAACCCACCACCACTATTGGGCCTCGGCCTTAAGGGCCCACTTAAAGAACAACTCAGGCCTCTAAAGATTGACTATCAAATAAACACAAGTTACATAATATATGTCATAAACTACAAACAAATAtcatcaaaaaaaaaagataaagaacCTTGTAAAAGAAGAATAAGTGAAACATATTCAATATAGGGGATTAGAAAGAAAACACTAGCGAAAAAGAACGACATTTTGGCTTATCAGGAGGAAATAGGATAGAACATCGATCACCGCTTTCGAGCAAACCAGGCGGCAACAATACCTTGAAATCAACGATATGTCAGAAGCGACAATACTAACAAACTCAATTGATCATCACAAGTTCGACTTGTTGCGAGTTCATCAATAATCGTCACATGTTGAATTATGTAGACTTTTAGTCTACTATTTGTAATATTCTCTTTTGTGGTCACCCAACTATGTCATATTAATCAACTATAcattatagatatttttttattattgccCTCTTTAAGAAAGTATGCCACAACCCACAACCTCTAAGATTTTCTTTATCACGATTTTTAAATTGTGTTTGTCGACTTACAAGATTATTTATGTGCTAAAACAAACTCTGGCGTGACAAATTGACTTAACATGTTGTCGATATTATTGCCGCTCTTTCTTAGggtaatgcatttttttttggaaataatctcatttttatAACCCACTATGCAGTTCAagatcttgtttgatgttttgttAAAGTTTTTTGGAGTTTTGTCCAAAAGAACTTTGTTGGAtgtaaacataaaatatttgagtttaatttgttgaattattataatatttttattttatttaaattttataaaaaaaataagagtattttagtttatgaaataaatgatggGATAAATGGTAATAATgtgatagaaaaataatttataaataaaatctaaaaaatctCGTAAACTAGTTTCAAGTGACAAGAATTGTGTAGGTTAGATGTcacgaaatttatatatatatatatatatatatatatataataaatgaattgaaaaacaattattatgaTTAACCTACAAAAGAATCTAGCTCTCACACTTCATGAGTTCATGATATTCCTCAAAGCTAGCTGTCCCGTGAAAATTTGGTGGGTGACTAATTGAAAACAATTCCACTTAGCAAATCATGTACATGGTTGGCTCAAAAAGATTGAAATGACAACCAAAATTCTTTCTGTCTCTCCAAAGATTTTTAGAGACATTTGGGTGTAATTATAATTCTAAAGACTATAATAAAAGATAGAATAAAACATTTAGATCTGATAATTAGGGCATTAATTCAAATCCATGCTTAACTAGGCTCTTTTGAGAGAAAGATTTGATACTTCATATGATGTATTTCGATTAATTTTTAGAGGAGATTAATACAATAACTCGATATAAGAAGACTAAATCAAATGATCTTATGAATATCCTTAATTAAAACCAAACTAGATAAGAAAGACTCAAATCATCCATATCCATCAAACATGGAAAATATATTCCCATAGAATATGTAaccatgttaaaaaataattaaataaaggcATTTAACATATAGTACAACTAGACATATCAAATAATATGTCTTGAAagtttagtttgatttatttttgtttaaaataaagacAAGTAGAATCTTAATCTTCTTCAAGTGTCCTTACTCCACAACCATCATTACCTTTACAGTTCGATGATCCAATTCCTCCTCAAAGTCATTGCCCAACTATCTAGGGACTTGTTTGGATCATTCATTTCCTAAAAAGATATTCCTCTTTTGCATCGTTAATTCATATGATGCACTTCACTTCGACCCGTTTTATACAACATGCAACTATATATCTTCTCAAGAATAACACGTTTCGATCGCTTATGAAGTTAGCctctttataatttatgataagATTGAACATCCCCAAAGAAGAGACCAAAGATATTTAGCCATTaggaaataaagtagtaatagcttgtttgatctagggttatttgaaaaaaaatatatttataacccTATTTAAAGTTGATTGTTCCATCCCGGACATTACagaataaaaaagtaaatatatataatcagtgAAGCTtgaaaactcaaaaaaataatacaagtaAAGTGGTAGCTAAACATGAGAGGGAAAAGAAAGTGATGATAATTAATTAGCTCTTAAGCTAAATTCAACCTAATAAGAACTAAATAGggttataaaattattcaaataaaaataataattagggcAAAAATGTTGGATCAAGATACAAAATGATAGTAAAACacataatattcttaatatacaCAACATTTCatccataaaaaaaactttataaatcactctcttaaaacaaaaatatataaaagtcaTTTAACGTAACATTGAAATATTGCTAAAGATAGAGTCTGTACTCATTTATCATGGGTTCGAGttgtaaatatatacatatatataaacattctcTCATAAATATTGTCGAGAGAGTAGAGCCCTAGACTCGTCTATTATGGATTcgagttgtatatatatatatatatatatatatttgaaacatTCTCTCGAATATCTTTTTCCTAAATTTATATGAAGAATTGATttcaactttaattatttttatagttgCATTGcgttttattgaaattttatcaattatttaaatgataaaaaaaatctcatattGAACTAATTagatattaagaaaaaaacatacatttaatattaatgCTAGACAACTCATGATTAAGATAGAAAGTGTTAATATTAAGAGTTGACTAAATAACAACTCATAACTAGAAGTCATATTTCAATTCTCATATTCTTAATTAGAAACcaatttaaaatgataagatCCTTAGttcaataattttgtataaagaaCATGTGGaatggttaaaattataaataatgctAAATAACCACCAATTTTGTATCACATGCATGCTCACTTAACTTTTAACTAAATCAAATAATCCATCAACCTTAGATAAAAGGACTTAAATTATccctatttaatataataatcattgatacttccaaaatttttcttcTGACGTGACTATGCCACGCCCCAAAACACCATAATAGAATAGATGAACTTTAAATATCATCAGAATTATTgtattaaatgaaattattaatttgaatactttttataagtttattgagCTATTtcataaatgtattattaacaaaaactttcattaatattcaatatataacAGTGTTCTTAATTATGCATACACAACTTACATGAGaatttaattatgattcatttgtacattataaataaaaatatatataactaggaGAAAGAGATAGCATAAGAGTTGTTATTTAATTGGTTGaaaatcttgaatttatttatttatttcactaAATCCACAATATTGGAAACGAGTGAGAAAGAACTTATAGACTAGTTgcttttatttgataaattttatttatatttagctTTTCTTATTTTGACGTTAGTTTTTGATTTTTGGagtgaaatatttttgtaatgtgAATTATTTTGTGACTTTTATAACTGGTTTATTTCACACATAAAGCAcgattttataattgttttctcacttttcaaacaaaattaaatctacaaaagaaaaacatgaagaatataatttatataaatgaataaaattttaattcgtccacaaaaaaaaaaaacatgccctacttaaaaaaaacattttaaacaaagaaacaaaatacATAAAGAAGGTTTACTAATTAGAAGGTGAATGAATTCAAAGTCATAAATGTTTGATGCTCTTCATACACCATGTTTGGGCCAAACCTTAAAAAGCTaaacaaaatacatatattttattatgattaaagATGGAAAACCATAATTTGGTGTTATAAAtggtatattttattatgattaaagATGGAAAACCATAATTTGGTGTTATAAATGGTGTCAAAACAACGTAGCAGCATTTGAGtaatattgaaaaatgaaatttatctcttttattagatttaaaattCACTCAAATGCTGACACATCGTTTACGACATTATGACACCAAATTTCTAttctatcattactcttttatTAATAGCAATTTTTTTCTAACcgtatttttattatcattaccTTCATCATTCTAGGGtaagatattataaattagaattgaattcataacatttgatatatattttaaacatcgACCCTCGTCAACTTACCACTCTTGACTCTTGTCAACTTAATTACCTTAATGGATTTAGcgatattaattatgattaaaaaaaacttaaaatccGTATCAAAAACTGCAAAAATGGTGGCATGAAGAAATTGGGTATGACCTCTCTTTTCAACTAATATAATGGTACACATCGATCTTCGCCCCCAGCTTTGTCAAATCATCTCATCTCTGTCATTCTCTCTCTCATACACACACACTCATTCGCACTTATCCTCCTTtcatcttataaaaaataataataataatacatcctCCCTAATGTCCCAAGAACAGTTTTTTATTTCTATGATCAGATCCATTTCAAGATCTTATGTCTCTTTGCCCCTAAACTGGTCtgtttcattattaaaaaaatcataatagaTAAGAACAACAATGTTTGTATCTAGTTTATATGTTTAATATGAAAACTATCATTCGTTGTCTCCaacttgtttgtttattttatttcaatgcAAATAGTTTGAAAGAGGAACCTAAATACTATTTTAGTTAAAGCTCATAGTATATTGTGGGAACTTAACCCTTAAATGATCATTAATCCCGCCACATGATTTTTCATTTCGACCTAGGAATTTTTAGTGAAAATTGaacttttaaaacatttgatCTATTAAAAGAAATCTTTTACATTTCAGTTATTCGAGTAGATTAATGTagaataattcataaaataaattgtattataattaatttcatatatatttatgagGCTGTAGCTTCCTCATTTAGTGCATGCTCACATTCGACCAAAAAAACAGacaaaaaaccaaaaaagataCAAAATTTATGTGAAAACAACACCAAAACCAGTCCAAATTTTATGTCATAAACAGCACCATTtcaaagacaaagacaaagacaatGTTCATGTGAAGATagaatcaaaaataatatttgacctatattttaaaacaaatcttaAGAAAAACACATGTAAACTCATGATAAGCATTAACAAATTAACAGCATCAAGAATAACCAGTGGTGGTAACAGAACACTTAATCTAATGGTGGAAACAGAAAACTTATTATATGTATAGAGGTCAGGTCTGAAATTGCCTAACAGAATGTCGAAAATTGCACTTTAGCGACATTACGACTATGAAAAAAATTTTGACTATCAAGCTACAAAAAATAAACATGAACaatgagaagatgaagaacatgGAAAGAGTTGTTTTGGAAATGGCAAAGACACGTCGTTTTCGGAGTTTGCAAGTAGTAATCTCAGTTTTAAATGCAAGGAAGCAACAAATTTGGATATATTAgaagacaaaatcaaaatatgtgAATTCAAATAGACGTCTTAATGACACATGCAAAGGTCGAATGAAAACATGGAACAAATCCTCGTCCGCTAAAGCTTAAAAATTAATCAGAAACAAAGTTGAACTATAAATAGTGAAAGTAGGTGTGATCTTCAAGTTCCTAGACACCAATTCATTCATTCTATGGCTAGATTTCCTTGATGGACCACGACAAAAGATAAAGTGAGCAAATTTAAACTAATTGAAAACAAGTTGTGCCCATTGTGCAGAGGTGAAAACGATTTGACcactttctattcaattatGAAAGATGAGATCAAGGTAAATAAAAGTATGAGCATTAATGATAATCCTAAAGATTGGATCATTGACGAGAAATGAATGCTTGTGAGTTCAAGGgtaaaaacttattttcaacTCCATACAAGTATATAGTCCATTTGCATCTCTATAGTCTTGAAGAAAAAACACATGAATCTCTGGATTGAAAAATAGAATCAATACAAATGTATGGAATGAGATTTAAGAATGTGTCATTATTCAAATTGGAATATGAAACAAAATAGTGAACATCACCCAAAATGAACCTTGTTTGAACACAAAAACGTGTAATTAAGGTAAGTTCTAAAATATTATCTCATCTAAACTAATAttcaaatgaaatatttaacaaaaacaatatacatatatatatttttccaaaaaaaatataaatatttttgaattcaaactcaGATCCAACTCCACATATTATGATACTTCATGAAAGACTATGgatgataaaatattatcaactaATTCTAAAAAAGTAGTTGCCACATCATCATAATTCACTTTTCTTGGTTTAGTTTGAATTATGATAAGGTGACACTGTTAGTTGTTAATACTTTACCAATGGACTATAAATGATCTAACAAATGAAAATTGCTTGACCAAGTCCCAACCTTCTATTGCAAGAGAGACATCTTGATTGAACTATCAATGAGGTTGTCGTCCCAAGCGAGTTGGCAAACAAAAATACCCCAAAACCTGTTGAGTTTTGAGTTCATactttattagagtttatatattgtaataggttttaagcctttattgggcttgGAATAGTAATTTAATCTTTTAGGTTTTAGATGTTCTCCTATAAATatagacattgtaacctagggttacttggaccattattccatggaaaatcaatagaatggacgactccccgaagatgtaggcattgttgacCGAACCTcattatatcttgtgttctttattattctttatcactttatctttatatcttcttttatcgtgtgCTTAGACTTAAGATTATATCTTTTCTCAACAAAACCAACATCTAAGTTTTCAATTGTGTCAACAGGTTCGGGCGGATTAAGTCCAAATCCGGTCGGCCGGGCTAGTGTCAAAGAAAAAGTCGAATTGGTTCTACATTCCATCACCAGGTCGGGCCTGAAGAAACCCGACCCATTAATTGACAACCCGATCAATAACACTTCTAGTCTAAATCAAGGTTCTTATAAGTACCCACTGTTTTAACATAAACTATtggtattatttaataattttacatatcTTCTTCTGCATACTTCCAATCATCTAGCCAgattatgaaaaaaacaaacaaatgtcTCATGCATAAATAATTTTCCTTCCTGCACATCACATGATCAATCATTAGCCGTAACACAACAACACCACAATAAAATGCTCCTTtccagattttttttttcttcaaacaaCAGAATCTCAATATTTCATCCAATCACAAGCACCTCTCTTCATATCATGAGTAGTAATAATGCATGTTTACAGTAGTAGTGGTTATTCCAAGAAAGAGCCCATGCAAGGAACAGCTGACACTAGATTTCGTGCATTAATAGAAGACAAGGGAGTCCATAGTTTCAAATATGTGCATGCATGACTGACTGTACTAATGATCAGAATTGTTAATTCTTTTAACGAGTATCGAGGCTTATTCTACTTTCTTAATTCATGCACatgtatattttataagtattaCCTCGGATCTTCTGACCAGAATcaattgagagagagagagagctctTGCCTATTCTGACTCCCTCCATATCTCTGCGCGCAACCCCAATCATTATTGTACCTACAAAAGCCCATGATTGGAGTAAGtcattcaaaataaatcatgaaaacataaaaaaattatgaatacaTGGTTTAGTTTGATTGACCTTATAGTCAGCTTATTCGATACACCTTATCTCGTACAAACTCAACTctaaaaagtgttttcaaatgggtcAATAAATCAAGTACCATATGGTTGCAAAAGAAGAAGCTAGGCATAAAATTCAAGGGAAAGATCGATGTTCTTATAACCTTATGGGAGCGCACTTActaagaacttgtttgatcttgattaTTTAAGGGTTTGTTGGGGTGTTATctacaaaattttgtttataaaaaaggtaagttatttgagttttaattatgaaaatgttcttttgtatttaaaatagatattttagtatttttagcTATAAAATGAGTAATATGATGTTTagaataatagttttttttaatgaaggaTGCTAGCATGACCCCATAGCCATGACATCCATTACAACTTAAGGTGTTCTAAGTAAGAATCGAACACAATGGTTGGTTAGAGTGATAGTAGtgatatgataaaaataaaaaattttaaaaccttTGTAAAATCttacaaaatccaaaaaaaatccCATACCTTGTGTGAAATtcctaatataaataaatatattttaatgtatgATGTAATTAAGTGATGACaagatattattgttttacTAAAAGATCATGAACCTTCTTgtcaaataaagataagtccaATCCAAATCAATGAAAGATGGCCATAGAAACTTACATTTCCCATGCCACATTATTCTACTAGGTAAAACCTAATTTGATGcaacctttttcttttttttttagacaaaagaaaacaagaaaaaGTAAAGGTCATTCGCATACCTGCATAAACTGGCTCAAAAACTCTTCTTTGGCAAAGGCATGACAAATTAGAACCTAGCTTATCATATTGAGGTAATTAAAGGATTCAATGTACGAGGCTTCGACTTGCCCCATATgaagaaaagagagagagaactaatatattaatgaaaaaaaattaagtgattaATTAACTAGTGGCAAATAGAAAGTGATGGATGAAAATATGATAGAGATCGGAAGGGACCCGTTGGCTTTATTTTTAATCAGTCATTTGTGGgccgagagagagagagggactTGGTGATAAAGCAGAAGGGGATGGAGGGAAAAAGTGAAGGCCCCCATTTTTTTCCATGATGGAAGTAGCCCTCATCCTCTCTGGATTAGATCCCACCAATTCAAATTATacaccaaaaatatttataccaTACAAATCCTCATCAATTTTGATGATCTGATCATGCTTAGATTATATAGTCATGCATATATATGcataataaatgaatttgatGATCTGATCATTGCATATATTACATAGTCAAACATATATAGAAGAGATAAAGGACTCTGTCAGGGATCCCCTGTTTTGAGCCCCCAAATCATCTCTGATCTCTTCCAAGATATGTCatgaatttgttatttttgtttggtagTTTCACCACATATTATGTGGCTTTCtgaacaaacaaatttaaaaaatcaagtaaatgaaagaaaatgacctATAGCTCTCAAAAGAGAAAATCTAATTATACCAA from Impatiens glandulifera chromosome 9, dImpGla2.1, whole genome shotgun sequence includes the following:
- the LOC124915953 gene encoding transcription factor RADIALIS-like; the protein is MTSSNGSWSIKQNKAFEKALAVYDKETTDRWDNVAKAVGGKTPEEVKKHYDVLLEDIKHIEEGQVPIPKYKTSTRQGKRDHKDKNLKL